The genomic interval GTTCGGCCTGAGCGAGCACGCGCATGCGCGGTTGTTGCGGGTGGACCTGGCGCCGGTGCGCGCCGCGCCCGGCGTGGTGGCGGTGTTCGCCGCCGCCGATATTCCCGGCGAGAACAACGTCGCTCCGGTCGCGCACGACGATCCGCTGTTCGCCGGCGACGAAGTGCTCTATCACGGCCAGCCGCTGTTCGTCGTCGCCGCCGACAGCCATGCCGCCGCCAGGCGCGCGGCGCGTCTGGCGCAGGTCGAGTACGCGCCGCTGCCGGCGCTGCTGAGCATCGCCGAGGCGCGCGCCGCCGGTGCGGTGCTGGAGCCGGCGCAGCGCATGGCGCGCGGCGGCGATGTCGATGCCGCCCTGGCCGCGGCGCCGCGGCAGTGCAGCGGCGCGCTGGAGATCGGCGGGCAGGAGCATTTCTATCTGGAAGGGCAGATCGCGCTGGCCTTGCCGGGCGAGCAGGGACAGCTGCATGTGCTGTCCTCGACCCAGCACCCGAGCGAGGTGCAGCACCTGATCGCGGAACTGCTCGGGTTGCCCAGCGCCGACGTGACCGTGGAAGTGCGGCGCATGGGCGGCGCATTCGGCGGCAAGGAAACCCAGGCGGCGGCGCCGGCCGCGGCCTGCGCGCTGGTCGCGGCGCTCACCGGGCGCCCGGCCAAGCTGCGCTACGACCGCGACGACGACATGCGCATCACCGGCAAGCGCCACGACTTCGTGGTCGACTACCGCGCCGGCTTCGACGGCGACGGCCGCATCCTGGCGCTGCGCCTGGAACTGGCCTCGCGCTGCGGCGCCACCACCGACCTGTCGCTGGCGATCAACGACCGCGCCATGTTCCATGCCGACAACTGCTACTGGCTGCCGGTGGTGGAGATCGTCTCGCACCGGCTGCGCACGCATACCGTGTCCAACACCGCGTTTCGCGGCTTCGGCGGGCCGCAGGGCATGCTGGCGATCGAGCGGGTGCTGGACGCGGTCGCCGCCGCGCTGGGCCGCGATCCGCTGGCGGTGCGCCGCCTCAACCTGTACGCGGCGCCGCACCGCAACGTCACTCCGTACGGCATGACCGTGGAGGACAACGTCGCGCCGGCGCTGATCGAGGAACTGGCCGCGCGCGCCGACTACGCCGCGCGGCAATCGGCGGTCGCCGCGTTCAACGCGCGCCACCGGGTGCTGAAGAAAGGCCTGGCGCTGACCCCGGTGAAGTTCGGCATCAGCTTCACCACCAGCCACCTCAACCAGGCAGGCGCGCTGGTGCTGGTCTACGCCGACGGCTCGGTGCAGCTCAACCACGGCGGCACCGAGATGGGCCAGGGCCTGATGATCAAGGTCGCGCAGATCGTCGCCGACGTGTTCGGCATCGGCGTG from Xanthomonas sp. DAR 34887 carries:
- the xdhB gene encoding xanthine dehydrogenase molybdopterin binding subunit → MADGPAASDAALPQVQRSLQHDSAQAHVSGQARYIDDLPEPPGMLHLAFGLSEHAHARLLRVDLAPVRAAPGVVAVFAAADIPGENNVAPVAHDDPLFAGDEVLYHGQPLFVVAADSHAAARRAARLAQVEYAPLPALLSIAEARAAGAVLEPAQRMARGGDVDAALAAAPRQCSGALEIGGQEHFYLEGQIALALPGEQGQLHVLSSTQHPSEVQHLIAELLGLPSADVTVEVRRMGGAFGGKETQAAAPAAACALVAALTGRPAKLRYDRDDDMRITGKRHDFVVDYRAGFDGDGRILALRLELASRCGATTDLSLAINDRAMFHADNCYWLPVVEIVSHRLRTHTVSNTAFRGFGGPQGMLAIERVLDAVAAALGRDPLAVRRLNLYAAPHRNVTPYGMTVEDNVAPALIEELAARADYAARQSAVAAFNARHRVLKKGLALTPVKFGISFTTSHLNQAGALVLVYADGSVQLNHGGTEMGQGLMIKVAQIVADVFGIGVERVRITATRTDKVPNTSATAASSGTDLNGMAAYNAASEIRARLAALAAERGGVAPEQVRFAAGKVVAGSLELAFGALCRQAHMARISLAASGYYATPKIHYDRASHRGRPFYYFAYGAALSEVVIDTLTGEHKVLAVDVLHDVGRSLNPAIDLGQIEGGFVQGMGWLTTEELVYDAHGRLLTHAPSTYKIPTASDRPARMDIRLWQAGRNNEATIHRSKAVGEPPLMLAISVFSALTQAVAAAAPGTGLPALDAPATPERILAAIAARHADAR